One Kitasatospora sp. NBC_01266 genomic window carries:
- a CDS encoding class I SAM-dependent methyltransferase: MSDLTSNDGTTSYLLDNRQREAGQRFAAIAELFDPWTLTHLERLGPMRGWHCWEVGAGGPALPLALAERVGPSGRVLATDLDTSWLDGLDGLDGPDSRQAPGAQGERAESAPIEVRRHDVVRDAPPAGPFDLVHVRLVLVHLPERAEVLRRLAAAVRPGGWLVVEDADPALQPLACPDERGPAEQLANRIRRGFRALLAERGVDLAFGRTLPGLLREAGLREVRAEGYFPVTSAACRTLEAATVRQLREQLIAGGLATDAEIERHLDRLVSATPGEDAAAGAAEELDVTTAPLITAWGRRAADEA; this comes from the coding sequence ATGAGCGATCTGACATCGAACGACGGCACCACCAGCTACCTGCTCGACAACCGGCAGCGCGAGGCGGGGCAGCGCTTCGCCGCGATCGCCGAGCTGTTCGACCCGTGGACGCTCACGCACCTGGAGCGGCTGGGGCCGATGCGCGGCTGGCACTGCTGGGAGGTCGGCGCGGGCGGGCCCGCGCTCCCGCTGGCGCTGGCCGAACGGGTCGGGCCGAGCGGGCGGGTGCTGGCCACCGACCTCGACACCTCCTGGCTCGACGGCCTGGACGGGCTGGACGGTCCCGACAGTCGGCAGGCGCCGGGCGCTCAGGGGGAGCGCGCGGAGTCGGCGCCGATCGAAGTGCGCCGCCACGACGTGGTCCGCGACGCGCCACCTGCGGGGCCGTTCGATCTGGTGCACGTCCGCCTGGTACTGGTGCACCTGCCCGAGCGCGCCGAGGTGCTGCGGCGGTTGGCCGCCGCCGTCCGACCGGGCGGCTGGCTGGTGGTGGAGGACGCCGATCCGGCGCTCCAGCCGCTCGCCTGCCCGGACGAACGCGGACCGGCCGAGCAGCTGGCCAACCGGATCCGGCGCGGCTTTCGCGCGCTGCTGGCCGAGCGCGGCGTCGACCTGGCCTTCGGCCGCACCCTGCCGGGGCTGCTGCGCGAGGCGGGCCTGCGCGAGGTGCGGGCGGAGGGCTACTTCCCGGTCACCTCGGCGGCCTGCCGGACCCTGGAGGCGGCGACGGTCCGTCAGTTGCGCGAGCAGCTGATCGCCGGCGGGCTGGCGACCGACGCGGAGATCGAGCGTCACCTGGACCGGCTGGTGAGCGCGACACCGGGCGAGGACGCCGCGGCAGGAGCCGCCGAGGAGCTGGATGTCACGACCGCTCCGCTGATCACCGCCTGGGGACGGCGGGCGGCCGACGAGGCGTGA
- a CDS encoding Mut7-C RNAse domain-containing protein encodes MQNPEISLTVAPELRLFLSSGRRRAEHSLVRIDGAATLGHVVESLGVPLTEVGALLADGRPVAPGHLPEHGERITVQAVTRPQQVPGPLRFLLDVHLGTLARRLRLLGVDAAYENPDIGDAALAARSAAERRVLLSRDRGLLRRRELWAGGYVYSHRPAEQLRDVLSRFAPPLAPWTRCTACNGPLREAAKDAVQEQLRDGTERSYDVFARCSDCGQVYWRGAHHTQLAAIVDEALREFGPPARPLPSSAH; translated from the coding sequence GTGCAGAATCCCGAGATCTCGCTGACCGTCGCCCCTGAGCTGCGGCTGTTCCTCAGCTCAGGGAGGCGCCGCGCGGAGCACTCGCTGGTCCGTATCGACGGCGCCGCGACCCTCGGGCACGTCGTGGAGTCGCTCGGCGTGCCGCTGACCGAGGTGGGCGCGCTGCTCGCGGACGGGCGGCCGGTGGCACCCGGGCACCTGCCCGAGCATGGTGAGCGGATCACCGTGCAGGCCGTCACTCGCCCGCAGCAGGTCCCCGGGCCGCTGCGCTTCCTGCTCGACGTCCACCTCGGCACGCTCGCGCGCCGCCTGCGCCTGCTGGGAGTTGACGCCGCGTACGAGAACCCGGACATCGGCGACGCCGCGCTCGCCGCCCGTTCGGCGGCCGAGCGGCGGGTGCTGCTCTCGCGCGACCGGGGGCTGCTGCGCCGCCGCGAGCTGTGGGCCGGCGGGTACGTGTACAGCCACCGGCCGGCCGAGCAACTGCGCGACGTGCTCTCCCGGTTCGCGCCTCCGCTGGCGCCGTGGACCAGGTGCACGGCCTGCAACGGGCCCCTGCGGGAGGCGGCCAAGGACGCGGTGCAGGAGCAGTTGCGCGACGGCACCGAGCGCTCGTACGACGTGTTCGCGCGCTGTTCCGACTGCGGCCAGGTCTACTGGCGGGGCGCCCACCACACCCAGCTGGCGGCCATCGTGGACGAGGCACTGCGCGAGTTCGGTCCGCCGGCCCGCCCGCTGCCCAGCTCCGCGCACTGA
- a CDS encoding NAD(P)H-binding protein, whose product MRIVIAGGHGQIALHLEHLLAARGDQPVGLIRRPEQADDLRRRGAEPVLFDLESAAPEQLAKILDGADAVVFAAGAGPGSGAARKDTVDRGAAVLLADAAELAGVRRYLMLSSMGADAHAGDVADPVFGAYLRAKGAADDNLRARAALDWTVLRPGRLTDEPGTGLVQLAATTGRGAVPREDVAAVLAALLADPAPLARRTVELVSGPLDTAAAIAAAAAG is encoded by the coding sequence ATGCGCATTGTCATCGCCGGAGGCCACGGTCAGATCGCGCTCCACCTGGAGCACCTGCTCGCCGCTCGCGGGGACCAGCCGGTAGGCCTGATCCGCCGTCCCGAGCAGGCCGACGACCTGAGGCGGCGCGGTGCCGAACCGGTGCTGTTCGACCTGGAGTCGGCCGCACCCGAGCAGCTCGCCAAGATCCTGGACGGCGCCGACGCGGTCGTCTTCGCCGCCGGCGCGGGGCCCGGCAGCGGCGCCGCCCGCAAGGACACCGTCGACCGCGGCGCCGCCGTGCTGCTCGCCGACGCCGCCGAACTGGCGGGCGTGCGGCGCTACCTGATGCTCTCGTCGATGGGCGCGGACGCCCACGCCGGTGACGTCGCGGACCCGGTCTTCGGCGCCTACCTGCGGGCGAAGGGCGCCGCCGACGACAACCTGCGCGCGCGTGCCGCACTGGACTGGACCGTGCTGCGCCCCGGCCGGCTCACCGACGAGCCGGGCACCGGACTGGTCCAGCTGGCCGCGACCACGGGCCGGGGCGCCGTGCCCCGCGAGGACGTGGCGGCCGTGCTCGCGGCTCTCCTGGCCGACCCGGCGCCGCTGGCCCGGCGGACGGTGGAGCTGGTGTCGGGCCCGCTGGACACGGCGGCGGCCATCGCGGCGGCGGCAGCGGGGTAG